aaagattctttTCCTGCTATTATTTATTAGATTAATTTGCTCAGTtggaaaagcaagaacaaaGCCTGGATAAATGCTTGCACTGCAGGAGTTGCAAAAATTGGTGGGAAAGCAAGTCTGGGACTCATCAGGATCAACCAGATCCCTTGCTCTActgaggctgcaggttgaaaatTGGCTTTGTTTCGGAGGTCATCTCCACCACTCAACAGTCTGCAGCCATTACCTGCCCTAGTGAGCAGTTGGAAGTGGACCAAGTTGAGGACCTGAAGGTCCTTGGGTCTTGTAGGAGGAGTTGCGGGTGGCCACAGCCACCAGGACTCCGTTTAGGCAGAGGTAGGATCCCTCTTTGCAGGCTTTCTTCAGCAAGGCATTGGAGATGGCAGGAGCCAGGGCTCGTCTAGAAAGGCAAAGTGCTGTTGCTTGTCCATAAATCTCGCTCATGGCAGGTCTATTTTTGCTGCGTTCATTAGTCTGAGGCCAACGATGTCTagttgccagcagcagccagagccaaAAGAAGCAGACAGATTCAATCTCCCTTGCTATAATCAACAGGTACGAAGaggaaataaacaaaaggaCAGCTGCGGAGAACAATTTTGTGCTCCTAAAAAAGgtaaagtccttttttttttaaaagtcctttttttttttgttttaacacgAAGACACATCTTAGTTCAGAGGATGTCTTGCTTCCATCAGCACTGGTTCGTTAGCACCAGACATAAACCAGGACCCCTAGATGTATGCCCCATAGGGAAAAGGAACACCAAAGGGCTCACAGTTACACGTTAGATAAAACGGTGTGTATCAGGCAGAAAGTTTTCACCTCCCATTTCTGCTGCAGGATGTGGATACAGCCTATATGACCAAGGTGGAACTTCAGGCAAAATTAGATTCTCTGGCAGATGAGATTAACTTCTTGAGGTGTCTTTATGAAGCGGTAAGTGGTCCAGCTGCTCTCTGGAGGGGGATGCCGGGATGGAGAAGGGTTGTGATGCTCTAAGGAAATGACGGCAGGGCTAAAGCCAGATCTGGTGTGAACTACAGGAGCTGTCTGAGATGCAGAAGACCGTTTCCGACACCTCTGTGGTTGTCTCTATGGACAATAACCGAAACCTGGACCTGGACAGCATCATCGCAGAGGTCAAAGCCCAATACGAGGAGATTGCCAACAGGAGCCGAGTGGAGGCTGAGACTTGGTACCAATGCAAGGTGAGTGTGCCACAGGTTGCCTGTGATCACCGATGTCTGAGGAGGTGGAAGAGTTACCGGTGGTAGCTCTGACCCTGCTGAGACCTGGGATATCGCTGGTACTGATCCAGCCAGACTGGAGCTGGTGTGCGCGTGGTCACCTTGGCTTGGATGGGGTGGTGTGGGGAGACGTTGCGCGGAGTCACTCATGGTGGACCTAACGTGCTCCTCTCACTTCTGCCTACCAGTATGAAGAGCTGCAGATTGCCGCAGGCAGACACGGAGACAGCCTTAAGGACACAAAGATCGAGATCTCTGAGCTCAACCGCATGATCCAGAGGATACGGGCTGAGATCGAGAGTGTGAAGAAACAGGTAGAGGTTGTGTTTTTTGAGAAATGGGTGTGAGCTCTTGGTCATGCCCTTCAGAGCTTCCCTAAAAACAAATAGTCTGGTAGCACTCATTGTAAGCGGGAGGCAACCGGCTGTATTTGTGAATAGCTGAGCCAAGTGACCTGGTGTCGTGGCTCCATCTCCGACcggctgcccctgccccgctcATGCCATCCGTGTCTCGCTCTCCAGTGTGAAACTCTGCAGAGCTCTATCGCGGATGCCGAGCAGCGCGGGGAGCTGGCCCTCAAGGACGCCAGGGCCAAACTGACTGAGCTGGAGGCAGCCCTGCAGAAGGCGAAGCAGGACCTGGCCCAGCAGCTCCGCGAGTACCAGGAGCTCATGAACGTCAAGCTGGCCCTGGACGTCGAGATCGCGACCTACAGGAAGCTGCTGGAGGGCGAGGAGAGCAGGTAGGTGGGGATACGGCAGGAGTCTGACTGCATCCTGCTAAATCAATGGGAAGAACGTGGCACATCACATCTCCTCTACTAAAATATTAATGGTGTTGCCATTAGCCGTGGACTACAGTCCTGCAGCTGCTGTCATTTATGCCCATGGTCTGATGGACTAAGCCTGGCTTCATGGAGCTGGACCAGTCCAGATGCTCCGGCTGGAGCTGATgctctgtctcttttccttgcAGGATGTCTGGAGAGTGTCAGAGCACCGTCAGCATCTGTAAGTAGTGTTCCCGCAGGACTGATGCTCCGAAACTTCATGGTGGCATCAGAGGTAACCTTGTGCCTTCTgttcctctctgcagctgtggtGGGAGGCAGCATGAGCTCTGTGGTAGGTGGATACAACAGCGGACTGTGCctcggaggaggaggaggaattggATTCGGTGCTGGAAGTGGGAGAGGCAGCTGTAACACGGGTGGTTCTGGCTTCTGCTACAGCCTAGGAGGGGGCGGATTTGGCTCCGGGGCAGGATTTGGTGCAGGGGGGGGATTTGGCTCCGGAGGGGCAGGATTCTGCCCCGTGGGCGGAGGGTGTAAGTCAGTGGTGGTGGGGTCTGGCACCACCCTGAAGAAGAGCACCAGCTCTGCGTCTGCCAACCAGAGGGCCTAGGAAAGCAAGCTATGTCCCCCATTCCCAGCAcccaaaggagaaaggaagaaaatttcatgacggccaccaccacccctccaTTGCCAAAGTGATGGCcatctatttcattttaaaccaCCACCAGCCTTCAGAAACCGCatggaaaagtaaaatgtgGCTATATTCACCAGCTAATGACTGAGATTCTCAACAGTGTTTGAGAACAGCTTGCTTCCCCAGCGTTCCCCTCGAgacactgcagagctgcttgttACCAGGGTACTGAGGACTCATTTGGAAGCACGACCTGCCCGTTCACTGGAAAGCCCCAAACACAGCTGGGATAACGCTATAAAGCAGCGTGGTCCGAGCCAGAGGCATCCTACCAGCCGCGGGTGGAGGGGACTGGCCCCTGTGCCGCTCAGAGAACTGGTGTCCCGTGAAGCCTGCAGAAAGGCTTGACTTCTTTCAAGATCTTGTGCTGGATCCAGACGTGGTGCAATTTTAATCGGTGCTACTCAT
This window of the Buteo buteo chromosome 17, bButBut1.hap1.1, whole genome shotgun sequence genome carries:
- the LOC142040942 gene encoding keratin, type II cytoskeletal 4-like, whose amino-acid sequence is MSRQSCALGKRFSSSSACFGGRNKVTFSAASNGGCWAPGSAGGFGSRSLYGLGGSKSISLGGFGGGGGVYRGFGAGGQGGFGYGCGVGAGFGGGCGGGAGGGFSGGFGGAFGGGFGGGMGGQGFFPCPPGGIREVTINQSLLAPLNLEIDPEIQKVRTQEREEMKKLNNKFASFIDKVRFLEQQNRVLETKWKLLQEQGGTGTGGRNLSPYFETYVSGLRKQLDGLSSEKLQLESELKNFQDMVEDFKTKYEEEINKRTAAENNFVLLKKDVDTAYMTKVELQAKLDSLADEINFLRCLYEAELSEMQKTVSDTSVVVSMDNNRNLDLDSIIAEVKAQYEEIANRSRVEAETWYQCKYEELQIAAGRHGDSLKDTKIEISELNRMIQRIRAEIESVKKQCETLQSSIADAEQRGELALKDARAKLTELEAALQKAKQDLAQQLREYQELMNVKLALDVEIATYRKLLEGEESRMSGECQSTVSISVVGGSMSSVVGGYNSGLCLGGGGGIGFGAGSGRGSCNTGGSGFCYSLGGGGFGSGAGFGAGGGFGSGGAGFCPVGGGCKSVVVGSGTTLKKSTSSASANQRA